The genomic stretch ACTTAACTATTTAACTATCTTGACTTCCACATCCATTAGTCAAGGCCAACTAAATCCTCAATTGATTTTGAGATGAAGGACTAGATTCTTCAACATGGCATCAAAGCTAACTTTGGACTCTTCTGTGCATTGAACTTGGTTTCATGGATCTCTTTCATGATAATGCTCATTCTTGTTTGTTCAGACCGAGGCACGTGTAAAATAGGTGTTAAACAGAGATCAGCTAAACTAATTAATAAGATCCTAGGCTACTTTTATTTATAGTGGTTAGCCAGAACCAATTAAAGTGCTAATTTCTTTAAACTGCTAATTTCGACTAGGATCTTATTAATTACAGTGAAAAAAATTCAACAGAGATATTAGAGAACCTCTTTGATTTAATCGAATCTATATATCTGCTAATTTCTTATATAGCTTATTTAAACTTTCACTCTCTGtaaaataaattagattagATTATAAGAATATTATggtaattagaaaaaaaaaaaaagacaaggtTAGGTTCATCTTGGAACATAAATGCCAAAGGACTGGCAGAAGTACACGCAAACTCGAATCCTTTGTCCATTagagaaagggagaaaaaaTACATAGAAATATGTCATACGATGTGACTTTAAAGGCTTTGCAAATAAAATTGATGGGACTCATGGGAGTCGAATCctaacaaaaatttttttttttaaaaaaagcagGTGACTTTACCACTCCAACAAACACATGGCCTCTTccgagaaaaaataaataaagctcTGGTTATTACTTTTTCTTTACTTCACCTGTTAGGTGGATAGCAAAACCTTATGAATAACTATTAAATATCAATAGCAAAATAGTACCTCTTGTAACTAACATAATTGCCATATGTACATAAAAAAGTATATTTGCAACCTCAACGATAACTCCTTTTTCCCCCCCCAATTAATCAAaggtttaattttttattaactAAAGTGGCAGCTAAAtggacaattaaaaaaaataaaagttgaatGGGCCAAGATTTTTAGGTGGAAACGTAAATGGCCAAGTTAAAATGTATACATAAAAAATCAATGTATTAACTGAAATGCTGCCGCGCGGCGCGCAGGCCTCATGTGCACCAATGTCAGATAGCCAACACTTGAATGCAGAATAAAACTTCCTCTACATTGATACAAAGTATGCATGCCTTCTTAGTGCTCATTAATAAAACATATATTTATAAGGATAGCAATTGGAGTTTGATTGGTGGGTTCTTCCTTTAATCATTTCTCTCTTTATAAGAAGACCAAAATGTacataaaataaactaaaaaaattaACGAGAAGGATGTGGAGGGGAATGGATCAAAGAACATTGAGAGGTGAGACTTTCGCTAGCGTCTAACCTCATATCCCCACCTTTTCGATGAATATTATTAGTGAAATCATTGATGAAGCATGCAATGATATAATTATTGGTCATATCGGATTTCGGCGATACGAATGTTGAAAACTACAGTGTTTTTAAAGATCAAATGAACATGGAATATAGGAATCAGATAGCTTTACTAGGAAAGGAACCATTGCAGCTTTCACTTTTCGTTGCTGAAACTTTTTTAAACTATTGATTTCATTTCATCTCTTTgaaccctttttctttctttttctgtgATCAGAAATGTGTGGTCCAGAATTAAATATGGCCATCtaagttttctttcttcaaacCTTTTCTTCCACATTATTGGTCTCTCGTTTTTCAAAGAAGGATTTAAAGAATAAATTGTTCTATAGAGATAGTTAGTGAATGTGGGGAAACTGCAGAGCGGCATCAATGATTTGGGAATCGGGTGGCGTTAGTTCAGTTTAATTTGGATcgttcattttaaaatttttgtttaaaaataaaCGACACAAATCAGACCTGACTGATATGATTCAATTTATTCTGATAATTGCATTGTACAATTCTAATTGCAACCATGCAATCGCACATGCCCCTCACCCCGTAGCTAGCAGAAAGAACCAATACTCCTATAGGAGGCACGAATATTCTCTGCTCTTTACTTTGGAAAGTGACAAGCAGACCAAGAAGTTTGGATGGAATTTATTTTGAGTCAAATGTCACTTTGATAATCTCTAATTAGATGCTATAAGTTGCATCAATGAATCCCCGTCCAATAATTTCCCCTGCACATTTTGACATAAACTATCGAGATAATGTTTTACACCACCGATTTTTATCGAGAATAAAGTTATTTATGCCTCATCACATCCGATCTCATTACGAAATATTCAATCTATCAAGCTTTATGCATCCAAAATTGTAATTAGAGTAATGAATCTTGGCCGACTGCGGTTTAAGAGTCACAGAGACACGTAGATTAATCTAAGTTGAGTATTATAGGCACGCACGTACAACTATATGAATTAGTACTCTTTATCGTTTTGAGACTTTAGAAAATTGCACGAGTGTCTAAAGATTAAGATGTGGATATAACTAAGTTAGGTATAAAGGAAATAGAATAAGATTAGATTCCAGAAAATTGATGGTTGATGATTttctatcattttcaaaatcacaGCGAGTAATCTGTATAATTAGAGTGCATGTATGATCGGAAAATTTGTTAATAGTTGTGCTCTAATATTCTTATTGACCTTGCAATTTACCAATGCAATGGAGGCATGTGAGGTCTTAGTTTCTGCAAATTGAAAGATGATTGACAACAAGAAAGAAATGGACAACAGCATTTGAGAGAAATGGACAACAGCATTTGAGAGGCCCCAATACAGCTAATGTCTTAATTGTGTGGTTAAAAAGATGACCAAGAATATGTTGAACAAAGTTCAtataaaataaaagactaaaagaaaCAGCAAAACTTAATCCATGCATCCGCCCCACGAGTAGTCCGAGTGGTTTTGTAGTCTAGTAGGTATCAGTAGGTCCCGTGATCGACTCCTGTGCGCTATCTCGCTATGTATCTTTGGGACAAAATTTTACACAATTTTAGAAATTAGTCTGATCAAAAGGTTGGGATACCCCTAAgtggaaaaatatatatatatacatatgcatCCCCATTCATCATTACTTTCTAAAGTGATTATAGAGCAAATAAAATTCATGTTTAAAATATTTCTCATGTTTCAGCACATATCACCATTAAAGTGTACGGTCGTGCACAAAACCACTTGCTGTCATCTTCAAAATGATGCCACCATATTTGCAACTTATTTGCTGTGTCATcttaaagtgtatttcttttgTTCAATATTTGCAAGTTTGCATTTAATCTTActtaaatcaaaaaaattaaagtcCATCAGAAGACATAATCAGAGGTACAAACAATCATATCTAGCTCAAACATTAGTCAATGCTGAAAGTAAGATACCAAAAATACTAGCTGTTTATTGCCATCCAAAATGGAGAATACAAGggggacaaaagaaagaaaaaaaacgtACTTAAAATTAagcatcagaaaaaaaaaaataggagaagggtgaacaagaagaagaaatgcaatctAAGTGGGAACAAGAATCCATTTGCACATTATGTAAGAATCCATTTGCAAAATAAATATAAGATTAAAGCCTTAAAGTTTATCAAAATGATTGAAGTGAAAGGTGGGAAGCACTATCATTGTCTATTACTAAGCACACGCACAAGATTTCAAGTCCTTCCGTTTTCAAATGTATACAAAAGCAGAACTATAAAATAcataaaagaaaatactaattcaaaaataaaaaagttataTACAAGAACAATGTCTAGATATCATTGCTAAATCCTAGGATATTGCCATatgtggtttttttttctttagctGCAAATTGGTTTCATAGATcactatgtgaataattattgTCATCAAGTTGTTCTTCATGCATAGTAGCAAAGCAAGTCTTGATAAATGATTGCTCAGTGGCATGTTTCTCATTTCCCACCTTTTGATGTTGGATGTTAACTTCATCATCAATCAGCAATTCCTGCACTCTTGTTCACCATGGGGATATACAGATCTACTGACATATATCACCTGAGATAAATCTATCAAGGCTGGTTGTCtagattgttaaaaaaaaaattttgcattaTGCCAACAACTTGTGGTAAAAACCATCATCACCAATAATAGCACACCTGAGAACTATGAACTTTTCACCTTGAAAAGACTTAACATCATTGAAGTGATACtcataataataaaaaaaaaagtaatatttATAATAAGCATACATAAAAGATATCCATGGTTaatgaattaaataaaataaggatATAAAAAAATAGCGAAATCAAATTCACACCCCTACATTCTAATACCACACATTGCATAAGTCTACATTACATGGCACACATCAATAATATAAGTTAACGGGTGCAAATTTAGAATATAGGCGAGTACACGTGTGATCTAGCTCGAattgttcccaaaaaaaaaaaacagagagagaccAAAatagaggaagagagagagagagagaaaggttAACCTAGTAGAATGTAGGTGAGTACGGGTGTAAATTAGCCTGAGTCATACCcaacccaaaaaatgaaaagatgaccaaagagaggaaaaagaagaaaaaaaaattgagagagagagagagagagagagagaggagggggGTTAGCCTAGTAGCAAGTCATCAACTAAACCATACTGAGTACCAAGAGGTGTTGGAATACTTCATCAAAAGAAAAAGGTGGGGAACCCACCATGAAGGCTAAGGCCAACATCTCAGAGCCTTTAAGACTCAAAGAAGATCCTCGTTTCTGGCCCTCTTCTGTTTATAAATGTGTTGTCCAGTTTCAATTCGGAAGCCAAAGTTAAGAGCAACTTCTTAACTTCTTCCTTCTTCACcagtcaccaccaccaccatacTATAACAAAAAAACAGTACTTCAACTCGGCCATGCCACTTAATTCTGTAGCaccaaaaccagaaaatcccaGCATTCAACTGATGGGAGGCCTGCCAATATCATCAGAGTCCTGTGACAATCCTTATCTGGCTTACCCTATACAGGCCAGAACACAGTCCTTTCTGCAAATGACCTTAAACCCCATAACTCTAAAGGTCTTATTTTCACACCTTTTTCTTTTGGACATTTCATACATGCAAGCACATGCATTTCCCCAGTCGGAAAATAGTTCAAGGCATATAGTTTTATTTGTGACATAGCCCTCAAGGCATGAAGCTCGTTCACAGAGGATTACTCATAAATAAGAATTTGaaattacttctttttttttccattaagCAGTAATTTGAATGTTCTGCTTATTTGTCTTACTTATTATGCAGTTTGAAGAGATTGTCTACAAGATCAGAATTGAAACGAAAGGAATGTGTTGTGGCCAAACATTGAGCAGCAAAGAGAAGATAATACTGAACGGGCTAACAGGTATGGTTTGTCCAGGGGAGATACTGGCCATGTTAGGTCCATCAGGCAGTGGAAAAACAACCCTCCTAACAGCCCTTGGGGGCCGCCTCACCAGCAAGTTATCAGGAAAGATCACATACAACACCCAGCCTATATCAGGTCATATCAGACGTCAAACCGGGTTCGTTGCCCAGGATGATGTCCTGTATCCCCATCTAACTGTGTTTGAAACTCTCCTGTTCACTGCACTACTGAGGCTGCCAAAAACCCTTACCAAGGAAGAGAAAGTCCAGCATGTGGAGCAAGTTATTGCAGAATTGGGATTGAGCAGGTGCCGCAACAGCATGATAGGAGGACCTCTATTTCGAGGAATATCAGGTGGAGAGAAAAAGAGGGTCAGCATTGGCCAAGAAATGCTAATCAATCCAAGCCTACTGCTGCTAGATGAGCCCACCTCGGGGTTGGACTCGACCACAGCCATGCGCATTTTGACCACGATCAAGCGTCTTGCTAGTGCTGGTCGGACGGTGGTAACCACAATCCATCAGCCTTCCAGCCGGCTCTATCATATGTTTGATAAGCTGGTCTTGTTGTCGGAGGGCAGCCCAATCTACTATGGTCCTGCATCAACTGCCCTGGAATACTTCTCTTCAATTGGCTTTTCCACAACACTCACCGTCAATCCTGCAGATTTCTTGCTTGACCTTGCGAATGGTAATCAGATAATCAATAAGACCAACTCTTTTTCTGTCCTTTATCAGTCAAAGAACTTCGGACAGCTTGAGTTTTCAAAAAACCTGCTATCCAAATGAAATTCAAGAATCAACTCTAAGAATAGGCTCTAGATATTTGCATGTAACATATACTTTTTATGCTGCGAAGTTTAAAGCTGAATCAAGTTTCGATAGACCGAGcaacaaaagtgaaaaaaaaatctatatatTCATCAGAATCCTGACCAGTTACCATTAAAACTTTTCAGGAATTGGGCCTGACGCCAAGCATGCAATTGAGCTAGGTGAAAGTGCTGAGAAGGAACAAAAATTAGTGAGAGAAGCTCTGATATCCGCTTATGACAAAAACATTGCTACAAGGTTGAAAGCTGAGCTATGCAGTTTAGACATCAATAATTATGCTTACGCAAAGGATTCTTCCACTAGTGAGTTCAATAGCCTTCCTCTCAAATAAGTTATCTTTCTCAATCACATAGAATTATTAGACTTCAGATAGTTCTCACTTCTCTCATTTCAAATTCTGTCTAATTTACAGTTGTTTTCTGGTGTTCAATCAAATGCAGAACGTGATGCAAAGTCAGAGCAATGGTGCACGAGCTGGTTTTATCAGTTCAACGTGCTGCTACTGCGGGGGCTTAGGGAGCGGAGGTATGAAACCTTCAACAGACTAAGAATTTTCCAAGTCATCAGTGTTGCAATACTTGGCGGACTTCTCTGGTGGCATACCCCAATGTCCCACATTGAAGATCAAGTAAGAATGGATCCACTTACTCACATTATTTGCATAAACAATCATAGTGGCAGCTGTCACTTTCTTTTGAAGGCCATGATAATTATGAGGCTGTTCTGGTTGCTTTAGATTTTACTAAAAGTTGTTTAATCAGAATCACCAAAGCCTACTCTTGCATAGGTTCTAGATAAATCTAAAAATTTAGGTTGTTTTCTTGTTAGAAACTctaaaattttagttttttagcttgttagaaaatctaaaaTCTAGACATAAAAGCAAATGAGAACAgctaaaaaaaactaatttttcagATCAGAATCTAAAATCAGGTGAAAGAATCAAACGAGAACGTCCGCTATATCAAGAATGCATCTTGATGTTGAATAGACCAAGTCATTGGAAGACCATTAGAGGGCGCCCACATCTGATAATGCGCATGATCTACAGAAAATCGCCGAGAGTAcagttattatcattttacctTGAGAGTTCTTTGGAAGCCTCTATATTCAATGAAGACATAAGATATGCTTCTTCAAATAAAACAGCTACTTCTAAGAGATACTAACCTAAGTTCATTTCCTATATGCAGATTGCTATGTTATTCTTCTTCTCTGTTTTCTGGGGCTTTTACCCAATCTACAATGCTGTTTTCACTTTTCCCCAAGAAAGAAGGATGCTTATCAAGGAAAGATCATCTGGAATGTACCATCTGTCCTCCTACTTTCTAGCTAAAACAGTGGGCGATCTTCCACTAGAGCTTGCTCTGCCAACTGCCTTTACCTTCATAATTTATTGGATGGGTGGGCTCAAACCAGAACCAGCCACCTTCATCCTTTCCCTTCTCATTGTTCTGTACAGTGTCCTTGTTTCGCAAAGTCTAGGATTGGCCTTTGGTGCAATACTTATGGACGTAAAGCAAGCTACTACCTTAGCATCAGTAACAACGCTAGTTTTCCTCATTGCTGGTGGTTACTATATTCAACAAATCCCTGCTTTCATAGTCTGGTTAAAGTACTTGAGTTACAGCTACTACTGTTTCAAGCTGCTTCTTGGAGTGCAATACAATGGGAATGATTATTATGAGTGCTCCAAGGGAGTATATTGCCGGGTTGCAGATTTCCCTTATGTCAAATCAGTAGGTCTAAACCATTTGTGGATTGACGTGTCCATCATGGCACTCATGATGGTGGGCTATCGGTTCATTGCTTATCTAGCATTGCGCAGGGTCAGATGAAGAAGGTTCAATTCAGGAGCATGATCACCAAGGCCTGTTGAAGAGTTTTCCATTTCTTCAACTGAGCAATAATCTTAGGTTTAGATGAGAATGCCACTGTCAGATTATGATCACAAGTACCTGGATAGTTGGATGTATCACATTCTGGCAATGGTTTGCAAAAAACTGACTTACAAAAGTGATCAAGATTTGCACAATAAATGTGTAACACTCTTAATAGTAAGACCCAGTCTTATAGAAGGAGAATGATTTTCCCAGTGTCAAAAAAGAGGGCATGTTAAGGCAACTCAAAGTCCACTGTATTCCAGATCCATGTGGGGGCATTACAATCGCCACTTTATGGTAGTAACTCCTACAGATGCATTGACCACAAAAAGAAGGCACTCTTTTAAAGAATAAGCAAATTTAAGTACATAGAGTAATTATATTGGACAAACGTTTTATGTCTGGAAGTGCACCATAACATTGCTTTTATCTATCTTCTTTGTTCAGTCTCTCTGTTGTCTAATCCTAAGTTTATAGTAGGGACAGAAAGTGGGACTAAGAACACTTTTGGCTTCTAATCAAGGTCATGGTCTGAAGGGCCACGAAGACCTCTTTATCTTTAAGGAGACGTTTGAACATATTTTGTTGCTACATCTTTAAATCTTTATACAGTTCCAGGACATGTCATACATGTTTACTGTATGGACAGGAGGAGGGATTCAACATAAGCTTTTTTCAATGGCATGGAGATTTTGACGGAAACCAGAAATTCTGTGAATATTTTTGCAAAAAGAAGTCAAACCCTTGAATCTTGATGTAAAACAGAAGTCAAAAAAATGGAGAGATAACTACAGAATTGAAAATATAATTTTCCGAAAAAATTCTCAATCAACAATCAGCTGATTATGCAGGACAAAAGGTGGTCAAAAACGATTTGATGTGGTTGACAAACTTCAATCTCAAGAATAATAGATCTCAATTTTCCTGTTTATCACATGGACTGGACaataaaaacaaacaagaaaggAGGAGCACAGAGAATCAAGCAACAGAACACTATACCGGAGAAGGCTAGCAATTCTAACCTCAATTCCAGAAGCCATATTTCTTCGTGGTGATGAGAGAAATTCTTGAACTGCATGATATCGAAAGGAGGTCAAGTTCCACATGATGCTGATACAGTAGCGGCTGCAACATTATGCAAACAAGAAGTGACCCCCAAAATCCTTGTCATTTTTACGTCAACGTAGTACCCCATGCACCGCTCCCTATAAGGTTCTAGATTAACAATAAAGGCCTGAAATCCATAGAATCCTGCTCATCTCTCGGATAGATTAATGGTTGCAGATATCCATTGATGGCTAATGAAGCAGATCTTGCGTTAGCTGTTAATTAGAAGGTTGGTAGAAAGGAGAAATGGAAGAAATAAACACAGATACAAGCTGAAGTGGATTCAATTCTTCGAGACGGGCCACGAAAGGCCAAGTTGAGAGGGAATTGTGATCAGTACATGATGAACACCCGGCGACACCTATGCTGAATGAGTACATGACTCCAATACAGGTCAACAAAATTGCAATGAATCTGCTGATTTCATGATGATTCTAAGGCAACTGGAGATCACTGCTGACAGAAGTCAAGACAACTGGCTACCGAAAATTTGATATTTCTTTAATATGCAATGTCTCGTGAATCTACCTCTCCCAGTCAGGCTTGAAGCCGCAGAACAATCCAGAATTTTTAGCGAAATAACCATTccatttcaaatttttcatactGAGCAAAGCTTGAGACTTAAATTAACTAATGCAAGAAGCTAACCTCATGTAGATCAAAGTACAATTGACAAGAAGCAAATAAGCAAACCCATAGAGCATGGTTCACTGTTGCGGATCACGGTCGTGGATGTTCCACATCCGTCGCAGCATATTGATTGAACATCGGGTGATACATACattataataaataaaattttccaaaaaatatgaaaaaattactaaaaatagAGAATACCATAAAAGGCACAATTAccaaattaaatttactaaataCCTACATGATCATAAATAGTtactaattatttaaataaaataatgctgccATTACCATAAACCTATAGCATTAGCAATAAATGATTTTAGCATCAAGTGTGCTTTCTAATCCTATTTTATATGAGatcaaaaattatatataaaaataaaatcatcATATCTTACATAATACAATACGAATCCCAGTACACAAAGGAAGTAGTGGTGTTTAGTTCAAtacaataaaagaaacaaataccTATTAAATAATATTATGAAATATAAAGACATAAAGAAGCAAGTGTTTTCACCATATTCTCAATACACATTTTCATCCTATATTGATCCCAAtttcctaaaataaaaaataataaatatcactgaaatattaaaattaatgaattatGTACAACTATTGAATTCTATCAAATatagtaaaattatatttttacttTGTTTACATACCTATTAATACCATGTGGAATGACGAGGAGGTTCAAAATCATGCTCATCTCCCAACCGATTATAGTAAGAATATAACATTTGTAGTTAGTTTCCTTCATGTGAATAAGGAGAAATGTATGAACCATATTGTTCGTCTCTTAAATTTGATGACGTACTAGATAAACCATGATTAAAATGTGACAAAGGTGGTAGATTTGATCTTAATGAACCCTCGATAGTGTAAACTATCAGTGGTGCTATTAGATGAACCATAATTGTGTTCATAATAGCCAATGCTACTTGATTCAGATGTAGATCCCTCATGATATATTCTAGTTGGCTGATGATAATATTCATTAGTAGAAACACTAGTGGACCTCTGAAGATGGCTAGCTCCACTATATGATCCGTATTCAGAGTAATAACAAGTAGAACCTGCATGTAATCGCTCAAACTCATGTCCTAGCCACCTAGTACCCAAACTATTACCAGAATTATAGACTCCATATGAATGACCTATATTTAAATCTTGCATGAGCTTATGAAATTCAGAATATCTCCTAGAATTTGAGTAGTAAAAAGAGTCACCTTCACTCAAAAATTCAATTATTCTGCTCAAATGCTGCTACTGTGCTTTTATGCCACGATGATATCCATGATCAGTGTCTTGAGTAGCATACTAGTTATTATCTGTTTGAACCCATGACATGCCACCAGTACATTAGCTATTATGATAGTTACCACCACTACcactaaaattttttgttaAGAATGTCTCGTGTTTGCCCCTCcattatcatcatcatcttttCCACCGCTAGAGGTGTTGGTAGAGAAAGATGAAATGGGTTTTGATATAATTTTTTTCTATCTAGTACTCTTGTCTTTGCTCATAAATACTTGCTCTTTATGTTTCTTTTTCATACCAATTATGAATTGAGACAAAAGCATATCATTATCATCATCATTATGATGACTTTGTTCTCTCCCTCCCTTCACTTTCATTGATGGATTTATTCAACCAACTTAAATCATCTTCACAAATCAATCGCGGCTCATTTTCTCAAATCCACTCATCTAATatatcattttcatcaaaaatgTGATTTAAATAAATTGGGTTATAAAAATCATCGGTGTCATTTttatacatcaaattcttcatTCTGAGCCACATGTTGTAGCGCACAAATACCAACTTGTTCAACATTTCAATTGGCAAttgatttcaaagttttgtaTGTATCAAAGACCACATACTCCAAATTCTTTCATAACCAGATGATGTACAAGTTTGACTCAGAACTTTAATtacaatttttcttaaattaggAACTTCTTCACCATATATGTTCCACCATATAGCTATTAAAAACATAGAATGcaaaaaaatagtaaatatgATGCATATATAACAAGTATCCTTAAACTGATATAATAATGCATAATATAATTTAAAGgacaaaatcatatttattaaCCTGATAAAGATGTAGCTACTGCTTTAATTGCAAGTGCACTTCCAAACTCTCCAATGTTGTTCACAAATGTGTTTGTCTAAGGATACCACAAAGTTAGAATattagaaatttaaaaaaacacATAAAGTAATGCAGATTAATAAATAATGGCTATTATTTTACCTTATTCATTGCTTTTGCTTGCATTTCTAAATTTAGTTCAAACCTTTTAATTACTTCTTTCAATCCTTTTC from Coffea eugenioides isolate CCC68of chromosome 8, Ceug_1.0, whole genome shotgun sequence encodes the following:
- the LOC113780973 gene encoding ABC transporter G family member 14 produces the protein MPLNSVAPKPENPSIQLMGGLPISSESCDNPYLAYPIQARTQSFLQMTLNPITLKFEEIVYKIRIETKGMCCGQTLSSKEKIILNGLTGMVCPGEILAMLGPSGSGKTTLLTALGGRLTSKLSGKITYNTQPISGHIRRQTGFVAQDDVLYPHLTVFETLLFTALLRLPKTLTKEEKVQHVEQVIAELGLSRCRNSMIGGPLFRGISGGEKKRVSIGQEMLINPSLLLLDEPTSGLDSTTAMRILTTIKRLASAGRTVVTTIHQPSSRLYHMFDKLVLLSEGSPIYYGPASTALEYFSSIGFSTTLTVNPADFLLDLANGIGPDAKHAIELGESAEKEQKLVREALISAYDKNIATRLKAELCSLDINNYAYAKDSSTKRDAKSEQWCTSWFYQFNVLLLRGLRERRYETFNRLRIFQVISVAILGGLLWWHTPMSHIEDQIAMLFFFSVFWGFYPIYNAVFTFPQERRMLIKERSSGMYHLSSYFLAKTVGDLPLELALPTAFTFIIYWMGGLKPEPATFILSLLIVLYSVLVSQSLGLAFGAILMDVKQATTLASVTTLVFLIAGGYYIQQIPAFIVWLKYLSYSYYCFKLLLGVQYNGNDYYECSKGVYCRVADFPYVKSVGLNHLWIDVSIMALMMVGYRFIAYLALRRVR